One segment of Bradyrhizobium sp. CB2312 DNA contains the following:
- a CDS encoding TrbI/VirB10 family protein, which produces MNTRNGNDQEQAAPPETQEDQSRSFRLRAEHPRVTRLSRKILAGGSAVALLVIGGAVLWSLQSNHPRNQAADELYSTDHHNVADGITMLPKDYAGVPRQPIPQLGPPLPGDLGRPILAAQGQSPAIGADPEQQRREQETEAARTSHLFAAINGGARPSAAAVENDRVTPPYATSTGDDGSAQNGQDRKLAFVNASVDRRAVSPDRIAKPSSPYIVQAGTVISGALITGIRSDLPGQVTAQVMENLFDSPTGRFLLVPQGARLIGVYDSQVAFGQSRVLLVWTRLIMPNGRSIVLERQPGADAAGYAGLEDQVDNHWGELFKAAALSTFLAVGTELGAGSDTNSNDSAIIQALRHGASDSLNQTGQQVVRRSLNIQPTLTVRPGFPVRVLVNRDLILAPYGG; this is translated from the coding sequence ATGAACACCCGGAATGGAAACGATCAGGAACAAGCCGCTCCGCCTGAGACACAAGAGGATCAGTCCAGGAGCTTCCGCTTGAGAGCAGAGCATCCGCGCGTGACGCGATTGTCGCGGAAGATCCTGGCCGGCGGGAGCGCAGTTGCATTACTTGTCATCGGCGGAGCGGTGCTGTGGTCGCTGCAGAGCAATCATCCACGCAATCAAGCGGCCGATGAGCTTTACAGTACCGACCATCACAATGTTGCCGACGGAATTACGATGCTGCCGAAGGACTATGCCGGCGTTCCGCGCCAGCCAATCCCGCAGCTTGGTCCGCCGCTCCCCGGCGACCTTGGTCGGCCGATCCTTGCCGCTCAGGGCCAGTCACCGGCGATCGGCGCCGATCCGGAGCAGCAGCGCCGGGAACAAGAGACCGAGGCAGCCCGCACCAGCCATTTGTTCGCTGCGATCAATGGCGGAGCGCGTCCGTCCGCTGCGGCGGTTGAAAACGACCGAGTCACGCCACCGTATGCAACGAGCACTGGCGATGATGGATCTGCGCAGAACGGCCAGGACCGCAAGCTTGCCTTCGTGAACGCCTCTGTGGACCGCCGAGCGGTAAGCCCTGACCGTATCGCCAAACCCTCTTCACCATACATCGTGCAGGCTGGGACGGTGATTTCAGGGGCGCTTATCACCGGGATCCGATCGGACCTTCCAGGCCAAGTGACCGCGCAGGTCATGGAGAACCTTTTTGACTCACCGACCGGCCGCTTTCTGCTTGTGCCCCAGGGAGCGCGTCTGATCGGGGTCTACGATAGCCAGGTCGCTTTCGGCCAGTCCCGTGTCCTGCTCGTCTGGACCCGGTTGATCATGCCGAATGGACGTTCTATCGTTCTCGAGCGGCAGCCTGGCGCTGATGCCGCAGGATATGCAGGCCTCGAAGACCAGGTCGACAATCACTGGGGTGAGCTGTTTAAGGCTGCGGCACTGTCCACGTTTCTGGCGGTCGGGACCGAACTGGGAGCCGGCTCTGATACCAACAGCAACGACAGCGCAATCATCCAAGCGTTGCGGCACGGCGCCTCGGACTCACTGAACCAGACCGGACAGCAGGTAGTTCGGCGCAGTCTCAACATCCAGCCCACGCTGACCGTGCGACCTGGTTTCCCGGTTCGTGTTCTCGTCAATCGCGACCTCATACTTGCGCCATATGGAGGATAG
- a CDS encoding DUF2274 domain-containing protein translates to MPKLRIGELPDDKPVKVSAELPAAVHRDLIAYAEVLTRQCGQLVGPTKLIAPMLARFMAADREFSKLKREGHVPATGEGQ, encoded by the coding sequence ATGCCCAAGCTTAGAATAGGAGAGCTTCCAGACGACAAGCCGGTCAAAGTGAGTGCGGAGCTGCCCGCGGCCGTGCATCGTGATCTCATTGCATATGCAGAAGTGCTTACGCGTCAGTGTGGTCAACTGGTCGGTCCAACTAAACTCATCGCCCCAATGTTGGCGCGCTTTATGGCCGCTGACCGAGAATTTTCTAAACTGAAACGTGAAGGCCACGTACCGGCCACCGGCGAAGGACAGTGA
- a CDS encoding TauD/TfdA family dioxygenase, giving the protein MSTNALIGGAIPSTDVAKRAARIGAEVKNIKLSGDLPDHTIAAINSLLLEHKVIFFRNQGHLNDAEHERFAARLGKLVPHPMLGATKGMASLLELDSTRGGGRADVWHADGTFADAYPKILVLRAVVMPMFGGDTVWSNTAAAYLGLPPPLQRLAEALWAVHSNVFDYAGIARVREVDKKHFDEVFTRTVFETEHPVVRVHPETGERTLVLGALVKHFIGIRKYDGQKLFDLLQSHITAPENTVRWNWLEGDIALWDNRATQHYAVNDYGDQHRVVRRATIEGDVPVSVDGRSSVTRKMTE; this is encoded by the coding sequence ATGAGCACAAACGCTTTGATCGGAGGCGCCATTCCGAGCACCGATGTTGCGAAACGTGCAGCGCGCATCGGTGCCGAAGTCAAAAATATCAAGCTATCAGGCGACCTACCGGACCACACGATCGCCGCGATCAACAGCTTATTGCTCGAGCACAAGGTGATCTTCTTCCGCAATCAAGGACATCTCAATGACGCTGAGCATGAGCGCTTTGCCGCTCGTCTCGGAAAGCTAGTGCCACATCCGATGCTCGGTGCTACCAAAGGGATGGCGTCGCTCCTCGAACTGGACTCCACTCGCGGCGGCGGTCGTGCCGACGTTTGGCATGCGGATGGGACCTTCGCCGACGCCTATCCCAAGATTTTGGTCCTGCGGGCCGTTGTAATGCCAATGTTCGGAGGCGACACCGTATGGTCGAACACAGCTGCCGCTTATCTTGGTCTGCCGCCGCCGCTACAACGGCTTGCCGAGGCCCTATGGGCCGTTCACAGCAACGTCTTCGATTACGCCGGGATCGCGCGGGTCCGTGAGGTCGACAAGAAACATTTTGACGAGGTGTTCACCAGAACGGTTTTTGAGACCGAGCATCCCGTCGTACGCGTCCATCCCGAAACGGGCGAGCGGACGCTAGTGCTCGGCGCCTTGGTGAAGCACTTTATTGGAATCCGCAAATACGACGGACAAAAGCTATTCGATCTGCTCCAGTCTCACATCACCGCGCCCGAAAACACTGTGCGTTGGAATTGGTTAGAGGGCGATATTGCGCTGTGGGATAACCGCGCAACGCAGCATTACGCGGTCAACGATTACGGGGACCAGCATCGCGTCGTACGTCGGGCCACGATCGAGGGTGACGTGCCTGTCAGTGTCGATGGCCGGAGCAGTGTAACGCGAAAGATGACCGAATAA
- a CDS encoding FMN-binding negative transcriptional regulator — MYIPTHFRDDDIENIRATIHCARLANLVTATSDGPLATPLPLFLDESEGEHGALYGHLAKGNPQWRTAPIGEALAIFTGAEAYVTPSWYPSKRQAEHVVPTWNYIAVHAHGPIEFFEDPTRLLEVVTRLTNIHETSRATPWAVSDAPADFIGAQLREIVGVRIPITMVQGKRKMSQNRPTPDRIGIATGLAASKLARDQEVAALILVQD, encoded by the coding sequence ATGTACATACCAACCCACTTTCGAGATGACGACATCGAGAATATTCGAGCGACAATCCACTGCGCCCGATTGGCCAACCTAGTCACAGCGACATCAGATGGGCCACTTGCGACGCCTCTTCCGCTCTTCCTCGACGAGAGCGAAGGCGAACACGGCGCACTATACGGGCACTTGGCGAAGGGCAATCCGCAATGGCGCACGGCCCCGATCGGAGAAGCTCTGGCAATCTTTACTGGCGCAGAGGCTTATGTGACGCCATCCTGGTATCCTAGCAAGCGACAAGCTGAACATGTGGTTCCGACATGGAATTACATCGCGGTCCACGCCCATGGGCCGATTGAGTTCTTCGAGGATCCCACTCGCCTGCTTGAGGTTGTGACGCGTCTGACGAATATCCATGAGACATCACGTGCGACGCCCTGGGCCGTCAGCGATGCTCCCGCGGATTTCATCGGCGCCCAGTTGCGTGAAATCGTCGGCGTGCGCATCCCTATCACCATGGTCCAAGGCAAACGCAAGATGAGCCAAAACCGCCCCACGCCTGATCGCATTGGTATCGCCACCGGCCTAGCGGCGAGCAAACTGGCACGGGACCAGGAAGTTGCAGCTCTTATCTTGGTTCAGGACTGA
- a CDS encoding cytochrome P450, whose amino-acid sequence MSEQPLPMLPMWRVDHIEPSPEMLALRANGPIHRVRFPSGHEGWWVTGYDEAKAALSDAAFRPAGMPPTAFTPDSVILGSPGWLVSHEGGEHVRLRTLVAPAFSSRRVKLLTPHVEAIAAQLFENLAAQRQPADLRRHLSFPLPAMVISALMGLLYEDHAFFARLSDEVMTHQHESGPRRASRLAWEELRAYIRDKMRDKRQNPGDNLLTDLLAAVDQSKATEEEAIGLAAGMLVAGHESTVAQIECGLLAMFRHPQQRERLVGDPSLVDKAVEEILRMYPPGAGWDGIMRYPKTDVTIAGVHIPAESKVLVGLPATSFDPRHFDAPEIFDIGRQEKPHLAFSYGPHSCIGGELARLELKAVFGSIFKRFPALRLAVAPEQLKLRKEIITGGFEEFPVFW is encoded by the coding sequence GTGTCCGAACAACCCCTGCCGATGCTGCCGATGTGGCGCGTCGATCACATCGAGCCCTCGCCCGAGATGTTGGCGCTGCGCGCCAACGGTCCGATACACCGCGTGCGTTTCCCGTCTGGGCACGAAGGCTGGTGGGTGACAGGCTACGACGAGGCCAAGGCGGCGCTGTCGGACGCGGCGTTCCGGCCGGCGGGAATGCCGCCGACGGCGTTCACCCCGGATTCGGTGATTCTTGGTTCGCCGGGGTGGCTCGTGTCGCACGAGGGGGGCGAGCATGTCCGGTTACGCACGCTCGTCGCGCCGGCCTTCAGCAGCCGCAGGGTGAAGCTGCTGACGCCGCATGTCGAGGCGATCGCTGCGCAGTTGTTCGAGAACCTGGCGGCCCAGCGCCAGCCCGCCGACTTGCGGCGCCACCTCTCGTTTCCGCTTCCGGCGATGGTCATCAGCGCCCTGATGGGCCTGCTCTATGAGGATCACGCCTTTTTCGCTCGGCTGTCCGACGAGGTGATGACGCACCAGCATGAAAGCGGCCCGCGCAGGGCGTCGCGCTTGGCCTGGGAAGAACTGCGCGCCTACATTCGCGACAAGATGCGGGACAAGCGCCAGAATCCGGGCGACAACCTGCTGACGGATCTGCTCGCGGCGGTCGACCAGAGCAAGGCGACCGAGGAAGAAGCAATCGGCCTGGCGGCAGGCATGCTGGTGGCGGGGCACGAGAGCACCGTCGCGCAGATCGAATGCGGCCTGCTGGCCATGTTCCGCCATCCGCAACAGCGCGAACGCCTGGTCGGCGATCCATCCCTGGTGGACAAGGCCGTGGAGGAAATCCTGCGCATGTATCCGCCGGGCGCGGGCTGGGACGGCATCATGCGCTATCCGAAAACCGACGTGACCATCGCGGGCGTGCATATTCCCGCCGAGAGCAAGGTGCTGGTCGGCCTGCCGGCAACGTCGTTCGATCCTCGCCATTTCGACGCGCCGGAAATCTTCGACATCGGGCGCCAGGAAAAGCCGCACCTGGCGTTCTCTTACGGTCCGCACTCCTGTATCGGCGGAGAGCTGGCCAGGCTGGAACTCAAGGCGGTGTTCGGTTCGATCTTCAAGCGCTTTCCCGCGCTGCGCTTGGCCGTCGCGCCCGAACAATTGAAGTTGCGCAAGGAGATCATCACTGGCGGGTTCGAGGAGTTCCCGGTTTTCTGGTGA
- a CDS encoding cytochrome P450 — MDVQETTAACRDAFAELASPAWIHDPYPFMRWLREHDPVHRAASGLFLLSRHADIYWALKATGDAFRGPPPGELARYFPHAATSLSLNLLASTLAMKDPPTHTRLRRLISRDFTMGQIDNLRPSIARIVEARLDGMTPALERGEAVDLHREFALALPILVFAELFGMPQDDMFGLAAGNDAILEGLSPHASDSRLAAADAASAKVKAYFGALIQRKRTDPCHDIVSMLVLAHDDDADTLSDAELISMLWGMLLGGFVTTAATIDHAVLAMLAYPEQRHWLQGDAMRVKAFVEEVLRCDAPAMFSSIPRIAQHDIELGGVVIPKNADVRVLIASGNRDSDAFADPDRFDPSRFYGTSPGMSTDGKIMLSFGHGIHFCLGAQLARVQLAESLPRIQARLPTLALAELPTREPSAFLRTFRALPVRLHAQGLRCES; from the coding sequence ATGGACGTGCAAGAAACCACGGCAGCATGCCGGGACGCGTTCGCCGAACTGGCGTCGCCAGCGTGGATCCACGACCCTTATCCGTTCATGCGGTGGTTGCGCGAGCACGACCCGGTGCATCGCGCGGCGTCGGGCCTTTTTCTGTTGAGCCGCCACGCCGACATCTACTGGGCCCTCAAGGCCACGGGCGATGCGTTTCGGGGACCGCCGCCGGGCGAACTGGCGCGCTATTTTCCGCATGCGGCGACCAGCCTGTCGCTCAATCTGCTGGCCTCCACGCTAGCGATGAAGGACCCACCGACGCATACGCGTCTGCGGCGGCTGATCTCGCGCGATTTCACCATGGGCCAGATCGACAACCTGCGGCCGAGCATCGCGCGGATCGTCGAAGCGCGGCTGGACGGCATGACGCCCGCGCTGGAGCGCGGGGAGGCCGTGGACCTGCATCGGGAATTCGCGCTGGCCTTGCCCATACTGGTCTTCGCCGAACTGTTCGGCATGCCCCAGGACGACATGTTCGGGCTCGCCGCGGGCAACGACGCCATTTTGGAAGGCCTGAGCCCACACGCCAGCGATTCCCGGCTCGCCGCGGCGGACGCGGCCAGTGCCAAAGTGAAGGCCTACTTCGGCGCTCTCATACAGCGTAAGCGCACCGATCCGTGCCACGACATCGTGTCGATGTTGGTCCTCGCACACGACGATGATGCCGACACGCTTTCAGATGCGGAGTTGATCAGCATGTTGTGGGGCATGCTGCTGGGTGGCTTCGTCACCACTGCTGCGACCATCGACCATGCGGTCCTGGCGATGCTGGCCTATCCCGAACAGCGGCACTGGCTGCAGGGAGACGCCATGCGGGTGAAGGCATTCGTCGAAGAGGTCCTGCGTTGCGACGCGCCCGCCATGTTCAGCTCCATTCCGCGTATCGCCCAGCACGACATCGAATTAGGCGGGGTGGTGATCCCGAAGAACGCGGACGTGCGCGTGCTGATCGCGTCTGGGAATCGCGATTCCGACGCCTTCGCCGATCCCGACCGCTTCGATCCTTCCCGGTTCTACGGCACTAGTCCCGGCATGTCGACCGACGGGAAGATCATGCTGAGCTTCGGCCACGGCATCCACTTCTGCCTCGGTGCGCAACTGGCCCGGGTGCAGTTGGCCGAAAGTTTGCCGCGGATTCAGGCGCGCTTGCCCACGCTGGCATTGGCCGAGCTGCCGACCCGGGAGCCCTCCGCATTCCTTAGGACGTTCCGCGCGCTGCCGGTGCGGCTGCATGCGCAGGGGCTGCGATGCGAGTCTTAG
- a CDS encoding ferredoxin, whose protein sequence is MRVLVDQDLCGTSGQCALTLPGIFRQRESDGVAEVCGATVPQALHAAVRLAASQCPVAAIRVIRSEASREERASADSAPSPADAERHAARDQRNPRGHDGTV, encoded by the coding sequence ATGCGAGTCTTAGTCGACCAGGATCTGTGCGGAACCAGCGGACAGTGCGCGCTGACGCTACCGGGTATTTTTCGCCAGCGCGAATCGGACGGCGTGGCCGAAGTGTGCGGGGCGACAGTTCCGCAGGCGCTGCACGCGGCCGTGCGTCTCGCAGCCAGCCAGTGCCCGGTCGCCGCCATTCGGGTCATCAGAAGCGAAGCTAGCCGTGAGGAGCGCGCCAGCGCCGACAGTGCGCCTTCTCCAGCGGACGCGGAGCGGCATGCCGCGAGAGACCAACGCAATCCAAGAGGACACGATGGGACGGTTTGA
- a CDS encoding SDR family oxidoreductase → MGRFEGKVAVVTGAGAGIGKACALAIAREGGKVVVADIDGSAATACTAQIAAEAGHALALAINIAEAQAVAALFDAAERHFSAVDLLVNNAGAMHLTPRDRAILDLDLAVWDETMATNLRGTLLCCRRAIPGMIARGGGAIVNMSSCQGLSGDTTLTSYAASKAAMNMLSASLATQYGHAKIRCNAVAPGLIMTERLLAKLDECMQRHLRRHQLLPRVGRPEDVAALVAFLLSDDAAFITGQVVCIDGGMLAHVPTYADGGNSRAAPPSGETAEAAASPRW, encoded by the coding sequence ATGGGACGGTTTGAAGGCAAGGTGGCCGTGGTGACCGGCGCCGGCGCCGGGATCGGCAAGGCATGCGCCCTCGCAATCGCGCGTGAGGGCGGCAAAGTGGTGGTCGCCGACATCGATGGTTCGGCGGCCACGGCTTGTACCGCCCAAATCGCGGCCGAGGCGGGCCACGCGCTGGCTCTGGCCATCAACATTGCCGAGGCGCAGGCTGTGGCAGCGCTGTTCGATGCGGCGGAGCGGCACTTCAGTGCGGTCGATCTCCTGGTGAACAATGCGGGCGCCATGCATCTGACTCCGCGCGACCGCGCGATCCTCGACCTGGACCTGGCGGTCTGGGATGAGACCATGGCAACCAATCTGCGCGGCACATTGCTCTGCTGCCGGCGGGCCATCCCTGGGATGATCGCCCGCGGCGGTGGCGCGATTGTCAACATGTCGTCGTGCCAGGGGCTCAGCGGTGACACCACGCTGACGTCCTACGCCGCATCGAAGGCGGCGATGAACATGCTATCGGCCTCGCTCGCCACCCAGTACGGTCATGCGAAGATCCGCTGCAACGCGGTTGCGCCGGGTCTCATCATGACCGAGCGTCTCCTGGCCAAGCTGGACGAGTGCATGCAACGGCATCTCCGCCGGCACCAGCTCCTGCCGCGCGTCGGCCGCCCCGAGGACGTGGCCGCGCTGGTGGCGTTCCTACTCTCTGACGATGCTGCGTTCATCACCGGCCAAGTGGTGTGCATCGACGGCGGCATGCTGGCGCATGTGCCGACGTACGCCGACGGTGGAAACAGCCGCGCCGCGCCGCCTTCCGGCGAGACCGCCGAAGCGGCTGCGTCGCCGCGCTGGTGA
- a CDS encoding cytochrome P450 — MDMLLNPLNRRDRLRHDIPVVPGAFPLVGHLPAIVCDLPRLLRRAERTLGSHFWLDFGPAGHMVTCLDPDAIALLRHKDVSSALIEDIAPELFGGTLVAQDGGAHRQARGAIQAAFLPTALTQAGIGELFAPVIRARVQRWRDRGDVTILRETGDLMLKLIFSLMGIPAQDLPEWRRKYRQLLQLIVAPPVDLPGLPLRRGRAARDWIDARLREFVRDAREHAAPTGLINDMVSAFDRSDDALSDEVLVANIRLLLLGGHDTTASTMAWIVIELARQPGLWDALVEEAQRVGAVPTRHADLAQCPVAEALFRETLRMHPPTPLLVRRAVRELRLGQRRIPAGTDLCIPVLHFSTSALLYEAPHQFRLARWLERTEPIRPVDMLQFGTGPHVCIGYHLACLELVQFCVALALTMHEGGTRPRLLNGVEKGRRYYPTAHPSMTIRIGFS; from the coding sequence ATGGACATGCTGCTCAACCCGCTGAACCGTCGAGATCGGCTGCGGCACGACATCCCGGTCGTGCCCGGCGCTTTCCCCTTGGTCGGGCACCTTCCCGCTATCGTCTGCGACCTGCCGCGCCTGCTGCGGCGTGCGGAACGGACGCTGGGCAGCCACTTTTGGCTGGACTTCGGCCCTGCCGGACACATGGTGACCTGTCTGGATCCGGATGCGATCGCACTGCTCCGCCACAAGGATGTGTCCTCGGCGCTGATCGAAGATATCGCGCCCGAATTGTTCGGTGGAACGTTGGTCGCCCAGGACGGCGGCGCGCACCGGCAGGCGCGCGGCGCGATCCAGGCGGCGTTCCTGCCCACGGCGCTGACCCAGGCGGGCATCGGCGAGCTGTTCGCGCCCGTCATCCGGGCGCGGGTGCAGAGGTGGCGCGACCGGGGCGACGTAACCATCCTGCGCGAAACAGGCGATCTAATGCTCAAACTCATCTTCAGCCTCATGGGAATCCCCGCGCAGGACCTGCCGGAATGGCGTCGCAAGTACCGGCAACTTCTGCAGTTGATCGTCGCGCCCCCGGTCGACCTGCCCGGACTGCCCTTGCGGCGCGGTCGGGCCGCCCGAGACTGGATCGATGCGCGGTTGCGCGAGTTCGTTCGCGACGCGCGCGAACATGCCGCGCCCACCGGGTTGATCAACGACATGGTGAGCGCCTTCGACCGGAGCGACGATGCGCTCTCCGATGAGGTCCTAGTCGCCAATATCCGCTTGCTGCTGCTCGGTGGTCACGACACCACGGCGTCGACTATGGCCTGGATAGTAATCGAGCTGGCGCGGCAGCCTGGGCTGTGGGACGCTCTGGTCGAGGAGGCGCAACGCGTGGGCGCGGTGCCGACCCGGCACGCGGACTTGGCGCAGTGTCCGGTCGCCGAAGCGCTGTTCCGCGAGACGCTGCGCATGCATCCGCCGACGCCGCTCCTGGTGCGTCGCGCAGTGCGTGAATTGCGACTCGGCCAACGGCGCATTCCCGCGGGCACCGATCTATGCATCCCGGTGCTGCATTTCTCGACCTCGGCGCTGCTGTACGAGGCGCCTCATCAGTTTCGCCTGGCGCGGTGGCTGGAACGCACCGAGCCTATCCGGCCGGTGGACATGCTGCAGTTCGGGACCGGCCCACACGTCTGCATCGGCTACCACCTGGCATGTCTGGAACTGGTGCAGTTCTGCGTCGCCTTGGCGCTGACCATGCACGAGGGCGGGACGCGGCCGCGGTTGCTGAACGGCGTCGAAAAAGGCCGCCGCTATTACCCGACCGCACATCCGTCCATGACTATCCGCATCGGATTCTCATGA
- a CDS encoding polyprenyl synthetase family protein codes for MQPGSTPQDDRSGDSALGGLGAQARGASGGLLPEIWMHEGANRIEQVLARLLCAQHDGETELMAAMRYATLHGGKRTRGLLCLAAGTLADAPAHMLDDVGAAIEMIHACTLVHDDLPAMDDDVLRRGLPTVHVKFGEATAILVGDALQAHAFLTLASLDAPGDNRIALVRELAQAVSAEGAAGGQALDLSLVGKHVELDRIVAMHRMKSGALVRASVRMGALCALAENAAHAALYCALDHYSACFGLALQVIDDILDVTADAATLGKTPGKDAAAQKPTCASIMGLQAARQFALDLLRDAGEAIAPLGPRAERLAQLLERANAYLFKHAPCA; via the coding sequence ATGCAGCCCGGTTCTACGCCACAGGATGACAGAAGTGGTGATTCCGCGCTCGGCGGATTGGGCGCGCAGGCGCGGGGCGCATCCGGCGGGCTGCTGCCCGAGATCTGGATGCATGAGGGCGCAAACCGGATCGAACAGGTGCTGGCGCGTCTTCTCTGCGCCCAACACGACGGTGAGACCGAGCTGATGGCGGCGATGCGCTACGCCACCTTGCATGGCGGGAAGCGCACCCGCGGCTTGCTATGTCTGGCTGCCGGCACACTGGCCGACGCGCCGGCGCACATGCTCGATGACGTTGGCGCCGCCATCGAGATGATACACGCCTGCACCCTGGTCCACGACGATCTGCCCGCGATGGACGACGACGTGCTTCGCCGCGGCCTTCCGACCGTGCACGTCAAGTTCGGCGAAGCTACAGCGATCCTGGTCGGGGATGCGCTGCAAGCGCACGCCTTCCTGACCCTGGCGAGCCTGGACGCGCCGGGCGACAACCGTATCGCGCTCGTGCGCGAACTGGCGCAGGCGGTGTCAGCCGAGGGTGCCGCCGGCGGGCAGGCCTTGGATCTGTCTCTGGTGGGAAAGCACGTCGAGCTGGACAGGATCGTGGCGATGCACCGGATGAAGAGCGGAGCGCTAGTGCGCGCGTCCGTTCGCATGGGCGCCCTATGCGCTCTAGCGGAGAATGCCGCGCACGCTGCGCTGTACTGTGCGCTCGATCACTACAGCGCCTGTTTCGGCCTGGCGTTGCAGGTGATCGATGACATTCTCGACGTGACAGCGGATGCCGCGACGCTGGGCAAGACCCCCGGCAAGGACGCGGCGGCGCAGAAGCCGACCTGCGCGTCGATCATGGGACTGCAGGCAGCACGCCAGTTCGCGCTGGATCTGTTGCGCGATGCCGGGGAGGCCATCGCGCCGCTGGGACCGCGTGCGGAACGGTTGGCGCAACTCCTAGAGCGGGCCAACGCGTATCTTTTCAAGCACGCGCCATGCGCATGA
- a CDS encoding effector protein NopP — MGGRINNWSDAPSADEYHYASSPEHRNADYFADAFGRMGLQDSGASSSSQPSYYLTSRSPVVEIDQAEFRERVRSFHGDEINHIASNPQEYSEFVSERARRTADVASSYAIRRDSDAARYYSYQLGNRSVGLQRTEAGFPMAAEFTSQRWREQFPGRTDVTSIVDFQVAHPLVGNAGDILLEHQLQQDGERPLVNWRPANDEARARAEQMGFVHVDHNDMVLDPTQSRQWRYRGGEWQRATNSPMYLSKIKTPSDDEPSPESDSDGDFM, encoded by the coding sequence ATGGGCGGTCGAATTAACAATTGGTCGGATGCTCCATCCGCTGATGAGTATCATTACGCGAGCTCCCCGGAGCACAGGAATGCTGACTATTTCGCGGACGCGTTCGGTAGAATGGGATTGCAGGATTCGGGTGCCAGCTCATCCTCGCAGCCGAGTTATTACCTCACTTCAAGATCTCCCGTTGTTGAGATCGACCAAGCCGAATTCCGGGAACGGGTGAGGAGTTTTCATGGTGACGAGATCAATCATATCGCCAGCAATCCGCAGGAATACTCAGAATTTGTATCCGAAAGAGCCAGGCGCACCGCGGATGTCGCTAGCAGTTACGCGATCCGAAGGGATTCTGATGCCGCGCGATATTACAGCTACCAACTGGGAAATAGGAGCGTCGGCCTCCAACGAACGGAAGCCGGATTTCCTATGGCGGCTGAGTTCACCAGCCAACGGTGGCGAGAACAATTCCCCGGACGAACTGACGTCACATCAATCGTGGATTTTCAGGTTGCTCATCCGCTCGTCGGCAACGCCGGCGATATTCTGCTTGAGCACCAACTACAGCAAGACGGCGAACGGCCGCTGGTGAACTGGCGTCCTGCCAATGATGAAGCGAGAGCCCGTGCAGAACAAATGGGCTTCGTTCATGTAGATCACAATGATATGGTACTCGATCCCACCCAGTCCAGACAGTGGAGATACAGGGGTGGTGAATGGCAACGTGCAACCAATTCTCCGATGTATCTCTCCAAAATCAAAACGCCGAGTGATGATGAACCTTCACCAGAGTCCGATTCGGATGGAGACTTTATGTGA
- a CDS encoding S1/P1 nuclease, whose product MPATGETILLHAYWDSLFGGYSPVFGAITDAEDKFNGVVPDSAKAQILDPATWAQESFELAKQNAYAAPIPNDTTPVQLTRDYETNARNVARNQAALAAARLANLLNQMLK is encoded by the coding sequence ATACCAGCCACGGGCGAGACGATCCTGCTTCATGCTTATTGGGATAGCTTGTTCGGCGGCTATTCGCCAGTGTTCGGAGCGATCACCGACGCCGAGGACAAATTCAACGGTGTCGTGCCAGATTCCGCGAAGGCTCAGATTCTCGATCCTGCCACCTGGGCCCAAGAAAGCTTCGAGCTGGCCAAGCAGAATGCTTATGCAGCTCCCATCCCGAATGACACGACACCGGTTCAACTAACTCGAGATTATGAGACCAACGCTCGCAACGTAGCTCGCAATCAGGCTGCGCTTGCCGCGGCACGATTGGCCAATCTGCTGAACCAGATGTTGAAATGA